From Saccharothrix espanaensis DSM 44229, the proteins below share one genomic window:
- a CDS encoding helix-turn-helix domain-containing protein → MNTWGLSAEGCTREQGLAALSDQQRAVLRCLARGLADHEIARVLAVSQRQVGAVVTEILRALDLRDRMAAVVFAHETGIIRLPVPGGPG, encoded by the coding sequence ATGAACACGTGGGGTTTGTCGGCCGAGGGATGCACGCGGGAACAGGGGCTGGCCGCGCTGAGCGACCAGCAGCGGGCGGTGCTGCGCTGCCTGGCGCGGGGCCTGGCCGACCACGAGATCGCGCGGGTGCTGGCGGTCAGCCAGCGCCAGGTCGGGGCGGTCGTCACCGAGATCTTGCGGGCCCTCGACCTGCGCGACCGGATGGCCGCGGTGGTCTTCGCGCACGAGACCGGGATCATCCGGCTGCCCGTGCCCGGCGGCCCCGGTTAG